From Salvelinus namaycush isolate Seneca chromosome 9, SaNama_1.0, whole genome shotgun sequence:
ATCAACAAAACTAAATTCATCATCAGTGAGATTTCTGTTAAACAGAGATGGCTACACCATGGAAATCTTGATAGACTACTAGCTGCTGACAGACTACTATTTGCATTGTACAAGTGGTTGAAGCTGTGTAGGCTAATGtttggggggcggggggggggggcgggggggtgaCATTTTATGCGAGGCTAGTAGGCCTTAACATCAGTATCTAACTACTCCTGTATATTGTTTTTTGAGATGAGGGCTTGTCATTAAAACTAAACAAAATGTAAGACGGAGGGGAACTACCAAGAAGCTAGCCAGAGAGAGGCTCATTATATGAATAACTTAGTTAAAGATATTGTAGTCCTGCTGCTGCCTGCAGACATGACTTGTTGGCGACTGTCAACCTCTATACATCCATTGATCTGGGGAACGATCCGTTAGGCCTCATCTATTtaaaaaatcattttttaaaggAACTCCGTCTGGCTTGCAACTTACTCtagaaagttgtaatagtagaatgcacaaggtgccaTTTTGAAATgaggtagtgcatcatcagttttcctcGTCATTTTAGTCGAGTACCCCGAACAGTACACGTTTTTATTGTAagcctggacaagcacacctgatttaacttgacaactaatcatcaagcccttaataagttgaatgaggtgtgtttgtcaagGGTGACAACGAAACTGTACTTTTGTGGGTACTCGTGGACCAGGGTTGTGAAACACTGCCTTAGATGGCTtatcagaaatgtccagatcaactagcccatgtcaggtAACGTTTTTTAACTAGGTGTTTTATCCCAAAGATTTGTTTGTTCAAGTCACTCATATCACATTAATACACATTAGACTTGGCAatatgtatagaattgcaagaacatgagctttaaaactgcaaaatgttctctgcaccccatgacaaaatgtgtagaattgcaggaaataagctttaaacctacAACATTTTCTCTCCGCATACAAGAAGGGtgtgaacagttcttgtgcccatagaaatagaagtGGTGTGCACATGCAGGGGGGAtgcgggatgttccccaatggTGGAAGGGGGTACTTGAGTGAAAAAGTTTGTAAACACCTGATCTAAGCCACTGACTATGGATGTCAGTGTGTGGTTTTGAATCCAATGGTTCAATGATTTGTTATATACACTCAAAGCTCTTTATTTACAAATATCCAAATGCCTCATCTGTCTTTGTAAATAGTAATTGAGGGTTTTCCTATGGACATTTTCTGTCTTTCTTTATTATGAATAGTTTTAACATGATTTGATGTTTACTTTCCAGCAGATCTGCAACATGGTGGCTGTAATGGAAGTAATTTCCTATTTGGAGAAATATCCCATCACCAAGGAAGCACTTGAGGTAGGTAACACTAGGGGTAAATATGCATAATAATATTATGTCAGCTCTTGGATATAGATGTTGTGAAGATAACTTCCTGTTCTTCCTCAAGGAAACCCGCCTTGGCAAGCTGATCAACGACGTAAGGAAAAAGACGAAGGATGAGGATCTCGCCAAGCGTGCAAAGAAGCTCCTGCGCACCTGGCAGAAGCTAATTGAGCCTGGGCAGAGTGAGGCACTATCCAAGGGGCATATGGGTCCGCCAGCCGCTGCCAACGGTGGTATGCATCCCTGCCGGATGGACGTCTCCCCTCCAGCTGCTATCCCACCTTCAGGTAAAATGGTTCCGGAGCTCAAGAGTAGAAATGACTTCAACAACCGTTACTCCCACAAAGCGGAAAAGTCAGGCAACCGAAAACGGAAGGGggaacagagggacagacagcACATACCAGTGAAAATCTCCAAAATAACCGCCTATGAAAGAACACACAACTCACGACTGCCAACAAATGGAATTGGAGCCAGTCCTGAGGCTTTTACGGACACATGTGACCCTCATCCACATCTGAAATCAGACAAGGATGGTGCTGAGCATCTTGACATCGACAGGCTCAACAAAATCCCTGTCAACGCTGTCAAACCTCACCCTAGCTCACCGGGAGTAGCCAAACCTCCGAGCACTTCCACATTGCTCAAAACGGCTGTTTTGCAACAGCATGGCAAAATGGACCTGGCTGTCTCAGGAGGGGGGCCGCATCAGCCCAAACACCCCCGAAGCAACTCATATAGTCCCAGAAGTACAAAACAGGATGCGGTAGTTAAACTGTCTACGACCAAATCAACGACTCTACTGAGCTCAGCTCGGAGCCCCAGGGTTATGGACAGCTCTGGACTGGGGCCCTCTCCTTTGCGTTCTCCACAGCTTTTAACTCCATGTATGCAGGGTTCCCTCACTGTTGGGCCTCTGCCTACAGAGTCTGCCCTTCATTGGGACGGACAGGCAGACGTGGACCAACGCCTTCAACAAAGCACCAGGAGACCTGACTCTCTGCACTCCAAAGCCTCGTCCCACAGCGAGGTGAAGGCAGAGGGC
This genomic window contains:
- the LOC120053722 gene encoding mediator of RNA polymerase II transcription subunit 26-like isoform X1 — encoded protein: MTSATATPQEMRDRLMQAIDGQSNQICNMVAVMEVISYLEKYPITKEALEETRLGKLINDVRKKTKDEDLAKRAKKLLRTWQKLIEPGQSEALSKGHMGPPAAANGGMHPCRMDVSPPAAIPPSGKMVPELKSRNDFNNRYSHKAEKSGNRKRKGEQRDRQHIPVKISKITAYERTHNSRLPTNGIGASPEAFTDTCDPHPHLKSDKDGAEHLDIDRLNKIPVNAVKPHPSSPGVAKPPSTSTLLKTAVLQQHGKMDLAVSGGGPHQPKHPRSNSYSPRSTKQDAVVKLSTTKSTTLLSSARSPRVMDSSGLGPSPLRSPQLLTPCMQGSLTVGPLPTESALHWDGQADVDQRLQQSTRRPDSLHSKASSHSEVKAEGDGSVTSTERKRRKKYRSRDYTVNLGGQPTEETTMPCRLKDRRLTFDPVTGQIKPSILKESYPEREATVAPVTPELPQTELLKQNHCAQNSPVTPSPFQQTNWKELSRNEIIQSYLNRQSNVLTSSGAQTSGAHFFMSEYLKHEEHHIKEGRKKHMLVPNIPDTDLPGVSREVTNEDLNRIHKAHWPGVNGCYDTKDNWYEWTDCISLDSHGDEGKLNILPYICLD
- the LOC120053722 gene encoding mediator of RNA polymerase II transcription subunit 26-like isoform X2, which gives rise to MTSATATPQEMRDRLMQAIDGQSNICNMVAVMEVISYLEKYPITKEALEETRLGKLINDVRKKTKDEDLAKRAKKLLRTWQKLIEPGQSEALSKGHMGPPAAANGGMHPCRMDVSPPAAIPPSGKMVPELKSRNDFNNRYSHKAEKSGNRKRKGEQRDRQHIPVKISKITAYERTHNSRLPTNGIGASPEAFTDTCDPHPHLKSDKDGAEHLDIDRLNKIPVNAVKPHPSSPGVAKPPSTSTLLKTAVLQQHGKMDLAVSGGGPHQPKHPRSNSYSPRSTKQDAVVKLSTTKSTTLLSSARSPRVMDSSGLGPSPLRSPQLLTPCMQGSLTVGPLPTESALHWDGQADVDQRLQQSTRRPDSLHSKASSHSEVKAEGDGSVTSTERKRRKKYRSRDYTVNLGGQPTEETTMPCRLKDRRLTFDPVTGQIKPSILKESYPEREATVAPVTPELPQTELLKQNHCAQNSPVTPSPFQQTNWKELSRNEIIQSYLNRQSNVLTSSGAQTSGAHFFMSEYLKHEEHHIKEGRKKHMLVPNIPDTDLPGVSREVTNEDLNRIHKAHWPGVNGCYDTKDNWYEWTDCISLDSHGDEGKLNILPYICLD